From the Comamonas odontotermitis genome, one window contains:
- a CDS encoding energy transducer TonB has translation MKFLQFLRSLSTLQLALLISVLVHAVVLSIRFVDPEAFDRVFEDTPLEVILVNAKSDDAKPDKAQAVAQANLAGGGESANTAERATSPMPYSAITNMGDDFEERQRQIDAMQTQQMQLLADLRNQLAQYRPPDTRKATASQSDMEQEEKHKQLLKMLAEIEKRIHEENARPKKRYISPATREEVFALYYDELRRKVEDRGTANFPEAGGKKLYGELIMIMTVNHDGRVLGTEVYKSSGNQQLDRRAEAIAVSSGPFGHFGPALRAKADQIAVVSKFRFTREQTLETANLQ, from the coding sequence GTGAAGTTTCTGCAATTTCTTCGTTCGCTTTCCACACTGCAGCTGGCGCTGCTGATCTCGGTTCTGGTGCACGCCGTGGTGCTCAGCATCCGCTTTGTCGACCCTGAAGCCTTCGACCGCGTGTTCGAGGACACGCCGCTGGAGGTGATCCTGGTCAATGCCAAGTCGGACGATGCCAAGCCTGACAAGGCCCAGGCCGTGGCCCAGGCCAATCTGGCAGGCGGCGGCGAGTCTGCCAACACCGCAGAGCGCGCCACCAGCCCCATGCCCTACTCGGCCATCACCAACATGGGCGATGACTTCGAGGAGCGCCAGCGCCAGATCGACGCCATGCAGACGCAGCAGATGCAATTGCTCGCCGACCTGCGCAACCAGCTGGCGCAGTACCGCCCGCCCGATACGCGCAAGGCCACTGCTTCGCAGTCCGACATGGAGCAGGAAGAAAAGCACAAACAGCTCCTGAAGATGCTGGCCGAGATCGAAAAGCGCATCCACGAGGAAAACGCCCGTCCCAAAAAGCGCTACATCAGCCCCGCCACCCGCGAAGAAGTGTTTGCGCTGTACTACGACGAACTGCGCCGCAAAGTGGAAGACCGCGGCACGGCCAACTTCCCCGAAGCCGGTGGCAAGAAGTTGTATGGCGAATTGATCATGATCATGACGGTGAACCATGACGGCCGCGTGCTGGGCACCGAGGTGTACAAGAGCTCGGGCAACCAGCAATTGGATCGCCGTGCCGAAGCCATTGCAGTCAGCAGTGGGCCATTTGGCCACTTCGGCCCGGCGCTGCGCGCCAAGGCCGACCAAATTGCCGTGGTCTCCAAATTCCGCTTCACCCGCGAGCAGACGCTGGAAACGGCCAATTTGCAGTAA
- a CDS encoding ribonuclease catalytic domain-containing protein gives MYALFDDAGKFLAGRILSEAESSAQIELDSGKRVKVKAANVLLKFDKPTPAELTAQAQALSADIDPQLAWEFASDEEFGFADLARDYFSESASTIEQVAALFKLFEAPHYFRRAGKGRFKKAPAEIVQQALAAIEKKKQIQAQIDAWAEELVAGTTPEPVQQQLYKILFRPDKNAPEYKAVVEASRKAQLAPLALLQKAGAINSSYQFHWQRFLFDNFPKGTGFPAVTAPQPPTDLPLADVQAYSIDDSQTTEIDDALSVRGLGTGQVTVGVHIAAPGLAIEPGSALDHLGRNRYSTVYMPGYKVTMLPDEVVQIYTLDEGRANPAVSLYVTYNEETLEVIAKETKLERVPVVVNFRYDKLDHIATEEWLTDSSLQVENTPQPLLEKREELTFLYRLSRHLKAGREVVRGKPENFNRPDYNFRLVGNDGAVPTGSETVEISVRKRGAPLDLIVAEAAIVANSSWGQLLADYGVPGIYRSQASLAPGVKVRMSTKALPHAGIGVKSYVWATSPLRRYTDLVNQWQIIACARNGATAALVAPFKPKDAEMFSIISGFDAAYSAYNGYQAGMERFWTLKYLEQHQISELTATVMKEGAAGSMMVRADALPLVFPVLGAQNLPRGAQVRVKLGEIDEITLDVTGTVLERLDDTGAEQASEDSPEDEEEAVAGPIAIAVDMSDGEDAATTKTD, from the coding sequence ATGTATGCACTGTTTGACGACGCTGGCAAATTTCTGGCCGGCCGTATCCTCTCCGAAGCTGAAAGCTCTGCCCAGATTGAATTGGACTCCGGGAAACGGGTCAAGGTCAAAGCAGCGAATGTGCTTCTCAAATTCGACAAGCCCACGCCCGCCGAGCTGACTGCGCAGGCGCAGGCCCTGTCGGCGGACATCGACCCGCAGCTCGCCTGGGAGTTCGCCTCCGACGAGGAGTTCGGCTTTGCCGATCTGGCGCGCGACTATTTCTCCGAGAGCGCATCGACCATCGAGCAGGTGGCCGCGCTCTTCAAGCTGTTCGAGGCGCCGCACTACTTCCGCCGCGCAGGCAAGGGCCGCTTCAAGAAGGCGCCCGCCGAGATCGTGCAGCAGGCGCTGGCCGCCATCGAGAAGAAAAAACAGATCCAGGCCCAGATCGACGCCTGGGCGGAGGAGCTGGTAGCCGGCACCACCCCCGAGCCAGTGCAGCAACAGCTCTACAAGATTCTGTTCCGTCCGGACAAGAACGCGCCCGAGTACAAGGCCGTGGTGGAAGCCAGCCGCAAGGCGCAATTGGCCCCGCTTGCGCTGCTGCAGAAGGCCGGTGCCATCAATTCGTCCTACCAGTTCCACTGGCAGCGCTTCCTGTTCGACAATTTCCCCAAGGGCACGGGCTTTCCAGCGGTCACGGCGCCCCAGCCCCCCACTGATCTGCCGCTGGCCGACGTACAGGCCTATTCCATCGACGATTCGCAGACCACCGAAATCGACGATGCACTGTCGGTGCGCGGCCTGGGAACAGGCCAGGTGACGGTGGGCGTGCATATTGCCGCGCCCGGCCTCGCGATCGAGCCCGGCTCGGCGCTCGATCATCTGGGCCGCAACCGCTATTCCACGGTCTACATGCCTGGCTACAAGGTCACCATGCTGCCCGACGAGGTGGTGCAGATCTACACGCTGGACGAAGGGCGCGCCAATCCGGCCGTGTCGCTGTATGTCACCTACAACGAAGAGACGCTCGAAGTCATCGCCAAGGAAACCAAGCTGGAACGCGTGCCGGTGGTGGTCAACTTCCGCTACGACAAGCTCGACCACATTGCGACAGAAGAGTGGCTGACGGACAGCAGCTTGCAGGTAGAAAACACGCCTCAGCCCTTGCTGGAAAAACGCGAAGAGCTCACATTTTTATACCGCCTCTCGCGCCACTTGAAGGCGGGTCGGGAAGTGGTGCGCGGCAAGCCGGAAAACTTCAACCGCCCCGACTACAACTTCCGCCTCGTCGGCAACGATGGTGCAGTGCCCACTGGCTCCGAGACAGTGGAGATCAGCGTGCGCAAGCGTGGCGCGCCACTCGACCTGATCGTGGCCGAGGCTGCCATCGTGGCCAACAGCAGCTGGGGCCAGTTGCTGGCCGACTATGGCGTGCCCGGCATCTACCGCAGCCAGGCGAGCCTGGCGCCCGGCGTCAAGGTGCGCATGTCCACCAAGGCGCTGCCGCACGCAGGCATTGGCGTCAAAAGCTATGTCTGGGCCACCTCACCGCTGCGCCGCTATACCGACCTGGTCAACCAGTGGCAGATCATTGCCTGCGCGCGCAACGGCGCAACGGCAGCGCTGGTGGCCCCGTTCAAGCCCAAGGATGCGGAGATGTTCTCCATCATCAGCGGGTTTGACGCCGCCTACAGTGCCTACAACGGCTACCAGGCAGGCATGGAGCGCTTCTGGACCCTGAAATACCTGGAACAGCACCAGATCAGTGAGCTAACTGCAACAGTCATGAAGGAAGGCGCCGCCGGCAGCATGATGGTGCGCGCAGATGCACTACCATTGGTGTTTCCGGTACTGGGCGCGCAGAATTTGCCGCGTGGCGCCCAGGTCCGGGTCAAACTGGGGGAGATCGACGAGATCACGCTCGATGTGACTGGAACCGTGCTGGAGAGACTGGACGATACCGGGGCCGAACAGGCCAGCGAGGACTCGCCAGAAGATGAGGAGGAGGCCGTAGCCGGGCCCATCGCGATTGCGGTGGACATGAGCGACGGCGAGGACGCGGCGACAACAAAAACCGATTAA
- the ruvC gene encoding crossover junction endodeoxyribonuclease RuvC has protein sequence MRILGIDPGLQTTGFGVIDVNGQRLSYVASGTIRTTTLDLGDLPGRLKMIFDGISEVCQRYEPHMASVEIVFVNVNPQSTLLLGQARGCALTALVSQNLPVAEYTALQMKKAVVGHGRAAKNQIQEMVKRLLHLPGLPGTDAADALGLAITHAHAGLAMARMSEASPLQRKQHAMYKAGRSY, from the coding sequence ATGAGAATTCTTGGTATTGACCCCGGCCTGCAGACCACCGGCTTTGGCGTGATCGACGTCAATGGGCAACGTCTGTCCTATGTGGCCAGCGGCACCATCCGCACCACTACCCTGGATCTGGGAGATCTCCCCGGCCGGTTGAAGATGATTTTTGATGGCATCTCCGAAGTCTGTCAGCGCTACGAACCCCATATGGCTTCGGTCGAAATCGTCTTTGTCAACGTCAATCCGCAATCGACCTTGCTGCTGGGCCAGGCGCGTGGCTGTGCGCTGACAGCTCTGGTGTCGCAAAACCTGCCGGTGGCCGAGTACACCGCACTGCAGATGAAGAAGGCCGTGGTGGGCCATGGCCGCGCCGCCAAGAACCAGATCCAGGAAATGGTCAAGCGCCTGTTGCACCTTCCCGGCCTGCCCGGCACCGACGCCGCCGATGCCCTGGGCCTGGCGATCACCCATGCGCATGCGGGCCTCGCCATGGCGCGCATGTCCGAGGCAAGCCCGCTGCAACGCAAACAGCACGCCATGTACAAGGCTGGCCGCAGTTACTGA
- a CDS encoding transglycosylase domain-containing protein, which produces MKSIARWLGWALLVALGLQLFFVGRIALMASIDPASTAFERSEAWRQVQHEGHLRWSQQWMPYNRISDHLKRAVIASEDDDFANHDGVQWDAIEKARARNARAMERAEQQQEQAVARAEAQAKKRGEAFDPSTVPTRPVKLMGGSTITQQLAKNLLLSSERSLLRKGQELALTYMLEYLLPKQRILELYLNHAEWGNGIFGAEAAAQHYFGKPAAQLAPHEAARLAIMLPNPKGAEKNPQTAYLNRRTATIAARMRYAELP; this is translated from the coding sequence ATGAAGAGCATCGCACGCTGGTTGGGTTGGGCACTGCTGGTGGCACTGGGCCTGCAGCTGTTCTTTGTAGGTCGCATAGCGCTGATGGCATCCATCGACCCCGCATCCACCGCGTTCGAGCGCAGTGAGGCCTGGCGCCAGGTACAGCACGAAGGCCATCTGCGGTGGAGCCAGCAGTGGATGCCCTACAACCGCATCTCCGACCATTTGAAGCGCGCCGTCATTGCTTCTGAAGACGATGATTTTGCGAACCACGACGGTGTGCAGTGGGATGCGATTGAAAAAGCCCGCGCACGCAATGCCCGGGCCATGGAACGTGCAGAGCAGCAGCAGGAGCAGGCCGTTGCCCGTGCGGAGGCCCAGGCCAAAAAACGCGGCGAAGCCTTTGACCCGAGCACAGTGCCCACGAGGCCGGTCAAGCTCATGGGCGGCTCCACCATCACCCAGCAACTGGCCAAGAACCTGCTGCTCTCCTCCGAGCGCAGCCTGTTGCGCAAAGGGCAGGAACTGGCCCTTACCTACATGCTGGAGTACCTGCTGCCCAAGCAGCGCATTCTGGAGCTGTATTTGAACCACGCCGAATGGGGCAATGGCATCTTTGGCGCCGAGGCTGCTGCACAGCATTACTTTGGCAAACCAGCAGCGCAGCTGGCGCCACACGAGGCAGCGCGCCTGGCCATCATGCTGCCCAATCCCAAGGGAGCCGAAAAAAATCCGCAAACTGCTTATCTGAACCGCCGCACCGCCACGATCGCGGCACGCATGCGCTATGCTGAGCTGCCATGA
- a CDS encoding RcnB family protein, with amino-acid sequence MKKLSSTISTIAGSLGIALACAMVVSTPVQAQPNGRGPDGYGPPGQQRHWDRDRGHDRRYDDHRRDYRHDHRPPPRVVVVPDRRRGVGPRNDWYRGGYVPAPYRGYSYVVGDWRMHRLAPPPRGYQWIQYGGDYLLIAVGTGLIANIVFNAN; translated from the coding sequence ATGAAGAAACTGAGCAGCACGATCTCCACCATCGCAGGCAGCCTGGGCATTGCCCTGGCATGCGCCATGGTCGTGAGTACACCAGTACAAGCCCAGCCCAATGGCCGTGGCCCTGATGGCTATGGCCCCCCCGGCCAGCAGCGCCATTGGGACCGTGATCGTGGCCATGACAGGCGCTATGACGATCATCGTCGTGACTACCGGCATGACCACCGTCCTCCCCCTCGTGTCGTCGTGGTGCCCGATCGGAGGCGCGGCGTGGGTCCGCGCAACGACTGGTACCGCGGCGGCTACGTACCCGCGCCCTATCGTGGATACAGCTATGTGGTGGGCGACTGGCGAATGCACCGCCTCGCGCCGCCGCCAAGAGGTTACCAATGGATTCAATACGGAGGTGACTATCTGCTCATCGCCGTCGGTACCGGGCTGATTGCCAATATTGTCTTCAATGCGAACTGA
- the aroE gene encoding shikimate dehydrogenase, with translation MSTADRYCVMGNPIAHSRSPRIHSLFAELTGQSLVYERELVPLDAFETHLRQLVQSGTRGMNVTVPFKLDAARLADTRSDRVALCGAANTLVVGADGRIHADNTDGLGLVADITRNAGVALRGQRVLLLGAGGAAAGALAPLLEQAPAQLVVCNRTHSKAQDLTEQHTYVAKLYKTDLLALDSSALTGVFDVIINATASSMQGAAIPVPPHVLRAGTLVYDMMYGPAAEPFLQWAAQHGATGRDGLGMLVEQAAEAFWLWRGVRPPSQPVLAQVRAELAPH, from the coding sequence ATGTCTACCGCCGACCGCTACTGCGTCATGGGCAACCCCATCGCCCACAGCCGCTCACCCCGCATCCACAGCCTGTTTGCCGAACTGACAGGCCAATCCCTGGTGTACGAGCGCGAACTGGTGCCGCTGGATGCATTTGAAACACACCTGCGCCAGCTTGTACAAAGTGGCACCAGGGGCATGAACGTCACCGTCCCGTTCAAACTTGATGCAGCACGCCTGGCCGATACGCGCAGCGACCGCGTGGCGCTCTGTGGCGCTGCCAACACCTTGGTGGTGGGCGCAGATGGCCGCATCCACGCCGACAACACCGATGGCCTGGGCCTTGTCGCCGACATCACCCGCAATGCTGGCGTGGCCCTGCGCGGCCAGCGCGTGCTGCTGCTGGGCGCGGGCGGTGCTGCAGCCGGCGCACTGGCGCCGCTGCTGGAACAAGCCCCGGCCCAACTGGTGGTGTGCAACCGCACACACAGCAAGGCGCAAGACCTGACGGAGCAACACACCTACGTTGCAAAGCTATACAAAACAGATCTATTGGCGCTTGACAGCAGTGCACTGACAGGTGTTTTCGATGTCATCATCAACGCCACTGCCAGCAGCATGCAGGGCGCGGCCATCCCGGTGCCACCCCATGTGCTGCGTGCCGGCACGCTGGTGTACGACATGATGTACGGCCCTGCTGCCGAGCCATTCCTGCAATGGGCGGCACAGCACGGTGCAACCGGGCGCGACGGCCTGGGCATGCTGGTGGAACAGGCTGCTGAAGCCTTCTGGCTGTGGCGGGGCGTGCGTCCGCCATCGCAGCCTGTGCTGGCACAGGTGCGGGCCGAACTGGCGCCGCATTGA
- the lpxC gene encoding UDP-3-O-acyl-N-acetylglucosamine deacetylase, with translation MLQQRTIKSLTRAVGVGLHSGQRVELTLRPAQANTGIVFRRVDLPEPVDIPVNADAVVDTRMASTLGKGDVRIHTVEHVMSACAGLGIDNLYIDVTAEEIPILDGSSASFVFLLQSAGIELQNAHKRFLRLLKPVEIRQGEGNNLKWARLDPYHGYKLRFEIDFAHPAVDSTGQMFEFDLGAGNYTRDIARARTFGFTKDVEMLRSNGLALGGGLDNAIVMDDYKVLNSDGLRYDDEFVKHKILDAMGDLYIVGYPLLAAYSAFRSGHGLNNLLLRELMQQRDAWDIVTFEHVREAPQGFAQAALAW, from the coding sequence ATGCTTCAGCAACGTACCATCAAATCCCTGACCCGCGCCGTAGGCGTGGGCTTGCACAGCGGCCAGCGTGTGGAGTTGACCCTGCGTCCCGCGCAGGCCAATACCGGCATCGTGTTTCGCCGTGTCGATCTGCCCGAGCCGGTGGATATTCCGGTGAATGCGGACGCGGTGGTGGACACCCGCATGGCCTCGACCCTGGGCAAGGGCGATGTGCGTATCCACACGGTGGAGCATGTGATGTCCGCTTGCGCTGGCCTGGGCATCGACAACCTGTACATCGATGTGACGGCTGAAGAAATACCGATCCTCGATGGCTCGTCCGCCTCGTTCGTTTTTCTGCTGCAAAGCGCGGGCATCGAGTTGCAGAACGCGCACAAGCGTTTTCTGCGCCTGCTCAAGCCGGTGGAGATCCGGCAGGGCGAGGGCAATAATCTCAAGTGGGCCCGACTGGATCCCTACCATGGCTACAAGCTGCGCTTCGAGATCGATTTTGCGCATCCGGCTGTGGACTCGACCGGCCAGATGTTCGAGTTCGATCTGGGTGCTGGCAACTACACCCGCGACATCGCCCGTGCGCGTACTTTCGGCTTCACCAAAGATGTGGAAATGCTGCGCTCCAATGGCCTGGCACTGGGCGGCGGTCTGGACAACGCCATCGTGATGGACGATTACAAAGTCCTCAACAGCGATGGGCTGCGCTATGACGATGAGTTCGTCAAGCACAAAATTCTGGATGCCATGGGCGATCTGTATATCGTGGGCTACCCGCTGCTGGCGGCCTACAGTGCCTTCCGCTCCGGCCACGGGCTCAACAACCTGCTGCTGCGCGAGTTGATGCAGCAGCGCGATGCCTGGGATATCGTCACCTTCGAGCATGTGCGTGAAGCGCCTCAGGGCTTTGCCCAGGCAGCACTTGCCTGGTAG